Genomic DNA from Phaeobacter porticola:
GGCAATCGTGGCCGCCAACCTGCTGGAAATACGTGAACTGCGAAACTTCCATACCATCGCACCATACTTCCCAGCCCAGCCCCCAGGCGCCCAGCGTCGGGCTTTCCCAGTCGTCCTCGACGAAACGGATATCGTGCATGTCCATATCAACGCCGATCGCTTCCAGCGAGCCGAGATACAGCTCTTGCAGGTTCGGCGGCGAGGGTTTGATCAGCACCTGATACTGGTAGTAGTGCTGCAACCGGTTGGGGTTTTCGCCATAGCGGCCATCGGTCGGACGGCGCGAGGGCTGCACATAGGCCGCGGCCCAGGCCTTGGACCCCAGCGAGCGCAGCGTGGTCGCCGGGTGGAAGGTGCCGGCGCCGACTTCCATGTCATACGGCTGCATCACCGCACAGCCCTTGGCGGCCCAGTAATTCTGGAGCCTCAGAATAATCTCTTGGAATGAGCGCGGGGCGCCTTTGGTGTCGGTCATGTTTCTTCCCTATGGGGGCAGCAAATCCGGGGTTCTTCCTATGCAAGCCCCGGCCTAGGGTCAACGGCGCATCGCAGCGCAGGCCGCTATGGCAACATAGAACAGCGCGCCATTCCCCGTCGATGCGGTCAGTCCCACGCCAAAGCCCGGATTTGGCATCAAACGCGTGGTTTTCCCCCTGCGAACAGGAGTTCCCTTTGCGCTGCGAAAGTGGTTATGTGCGCGCCAACAACAGATCACCCGGATAGAGGCCATTTGATGAAGACTTTGATAGCTACGCTGGCGCTTGCCCTGATGACGTTGGCATCCGCCTTTTCGGGCGTTGTTCATGCCCAGCAATCCTCGCAGGACACCGTCTGGATCCAGGTCGCCGCGCGCGCCTCGCTGCGAGAAGCCCAGGCCGAAGCGCAAAATTTCGCAGCACAGCTGCCGGATGTGTCGGGTTTTGCTCTTGGCGGTGGTTGGTACGGCATTGTGCTTGGCCCCTATGCGCGCACCGACGCAGACCGCGTATTGCAGGTCTACCGCGCCGAAGGTCAGATCCCGCGCGATAGCTTCATCGCCTTTGGCAACAATCTGGGCAATCAGTTCTACCCAACAGCGGCCACTGCAAACACCGAACCGCAGCCAACCGTCGACAGCCCGGTTCTGGAGCCCATTGACCCCGCGGTCGCAACCGAAGCGCCGACCGAACCAGTGCAAACCGCACTGCCCGATGAGACTCCGGCAGAGGCACGCCGCAGCGAATCCCGGCTGACCCGCGATGAACGCAAGGATCTGCAGATCGCGCTCAAGGCGGCCGGGTTCTACACCTCATCCATTGATGGTGCGTTTGGCCGGGGCACCCGCGGGTCGATGTCCGACTGGCAGACCGCGCGTGGCTATGCGCCCACCGGTGTATTGACCACCGCCCAGCGTCAAGCCTTGATGGATGAATACAACGCGCCGCTGATCTCAGTTGGGATGACAGCCGTGACCGACACCAAGGCCGGTATCGCGATGCAGATACCCGCTGCTGAGGTGACGTTTGACCGCTACGAATCTCCCTTCGCGCTTTACAAGAGCAGCGGCGATCTTGGCGCTCAGGTTCTGTTGATCAGCCAACCCGGCAATCAGCGCACGCTGTTTGGCCTCTATGACATCATGCAGACGCTGAAAATTGTGCCGCTGGACGGCCCCCGTCAGCGTAGCGGCAATAGCTTCACTCTTGAGGGGCGCGGCAATGGCATCGTCTCTTACACAGAGGCCCGCCTTGCCAACGGAGAGATCAAAGGCTTCACTCTGGTCTGGCCCATGGGCGACGATGACCGCCGCGCCCGCGTTCTGGCCGCAATGCAAGCCAGCTTTGCCCGCGTTGATGGTGTGCTTGACCCTGCCGCCGGTGCCGATGCACCGCAGAATGTCGATCTGGTCTCCGGTCTCGACGTGCGCAAACCGCGCCTGTCGCGCTCGGGCTTTTATGTCGATGCCAAGGGCAGCGTTGTGACCACTTCTGATGTGGTTGCTGGCTGCGCCCGCGTGACGCTGGATCATGAATATCAGGCCGAGGTTGCCTTTAACGACAGCGCTGCGGGGATTGCCGTGTTGCGCCCGGTTGAGCCGCTCGCTCCAATGGCCGTTGCCAATCTCGCCAGCGCCTCTGCGCGCCTCCAGTCCGATATCGCCGTGTCCGGTTTTTCCTATGAGGGCGTTCTGGGCGCTCCCAGCCTCAGCTGGGGCAGCCTGCAGGATGTGAAGGACCTCAGCGGCAACGCAGGTGTCTCGCGTTTGCAACTGACCAGCCAGCCGGGTGATGCAGGCGGTCCGGTGCTGACCACTGATGGCGCCGTCCAAGGCATGTTGCTGAGCCAGAACATAGGTGCCAACCAGCTGCCCGACGGAGTCAGCTTCGCCGCCAACGCCGATAGCCTGCGCAGTGCTCTGAGCACCGCCGGGGTGACCGCCACAGACGCCAGCGCCGGGGCCACGGCCCTGCCCGTTGGTGCCCTCACCCGTCAGGCCAGCGGTATGACCGTATTGGTCAGCTGCTGGGAGTGATCAGCCGCTGCCACGGCACTCCAAAAATCAACAAAGGCCGGAGCATCTGCTCCGGCCTTTGTCGTATATCCAGATACGCCTGCGCAATGGCGTATGCGGCGTGGATCAATAGGCTTGGATGCGGCCATCCCAACCGTGGAAACAGCCGGTCGTTTCCGTGCTCAGTACATCAAACTCATGCATCAGGCCCGCCACCGATTCCTCGACCGAGATCTCGCCGTCCTGCCCGCCCATATCGGTGCGCACCCAGCCCGGATGATAGATGCCGACAGCGATCCCCTCAGGCAGTAGATCCGTCGCCAGATTGCGCCCGATGCTCAGCGCCGCCGCCTTGGAGGCGCGATAGGCATAGCTGCCGCCGGGCGCGCGGGCGTGGCTCGCCATCTGCGAGGAAATGATGGCGATCTTCGGATCCGCCGCCAACCGCAGGTTCGGCAACAGCGCCTGCACCGTCAGGAAGACACCGGTGACATTGGCCGCCAGCGTCTTGCCCCAAACCTCAGCCGAATAATCCTCCAGCGCCATCGATTTATCGAGATAGACCCCGGCATTGCAGACCAGAAGATCCACCGGACGCCCCTTCAGCTGCGCGGCAAACCGCGCCTGCTGACCGGGATCAGTCACATCCAGTCGCACACCAGAGGAATGATCGCGCGAGGTGCCGGTCACCTCGTGCCCCTCCTCCCGCAGCTTGGCCACCAATTCACGGCCAATGCCCCGGCTGGTTCCTGTCACGACGACATGCATAAACGGTCTTCCTTCAATTGGTTTTTCTATTGGGTCGAAATGGCAAGGGCAGCACCGGTACGCCCTCCTCGATCAGGGCCTTGGCCTCCTCTGGCTTGGCCTCGCCGTGGATCGCCCGCTCTGGCGCATCGCCCAGATGCATGGCCCGTGCTTCACTGGCAAAATCCTTGCCCACGTAATCTGAATTTTTCTCAATTTTGCGACGCATCTCTGCCATCGCTGTCTCCAGCTCTCCCGAAGGAGTGCTCAGCGCGCCGACGCCCGGTTTGGTCGCAGGGGGTGTGGTGTTCACCGCCACAGCAGCACCTGCGGGATTTGATGATGCCTTATCAGCGCTCGGCGGGGTTGAATCAGCCTCCCCCACCGATGACACGGCCGTGCGTCCCGGGCGTACCCGTGGTGCCATAATCGCCTTTTCTACCAGACTGGACCCACATTGCACGCAGGCAACCATTCCCGCCGCTGCCAGCTTATCAAAAGCGGCAGCCGACTGGAACCAGCTGTCAAAGCTGTGCCCGTCTGCGCATTTCAGAGCGTATTGTATCATGGTCACCACTCTTATCAGGAGGGGATGATTAAATCTGCAATCCCCATAAGTTCAAGGGCAGAAGCACCGCCCCGACCAGATCACCCTTATGGAACCCCTTACCGCGGGGCCAGCAGGCGATCCTGCAAGCGCTGCACCAGAACCTCATGCGGTTGATCCGCCGCAACAGCAAGACGGCGCAGACCGAAATGAACCCGCGCCATTTCCTGATAGTAGCCCGCATAGACAAAATTGGTCGTGGCCCCGGCGACGGCCCCCAGAACCGGAACCGTCTGTGTTGCCAGTTTCTGCCCCAGAACCACGCTCAGCCGTGGGGCGATCTGTGCAATCATCTTTTGTAAAGCTCCGCCAGTCAGCCCCAGGCGCAGCGTCAAAAAGCCTAGGTCAGCACCGTCATCCGACGCCAGTGGTCCTGCGGCTGCAAAGACACGGATGCAGTCAAACCGGACATTCTCCGCCTCAGGGTCAAAGCCTTCCTCGGCAGCCACACCCTGAATGCTGCGCAACAGGAATGCGGTGGTGGCGGGCAGCTCGACCAACGCCCCGGGCAAGCCACCCAGACCGCCAGCGGCACCCATGGCGGCACTGACCGCGCGATTCACGCCCGCAGGCTGGTCCGGCACCACGCGCCGCGATCCGTTTGCGCCCTGCATCGCCAGCAAAAGCGCCTGTTGCGTTGCACTGTCCAACCCATTGCGCACCGGTGCGGGCAGCTTGTCCAGCAAGCTGTCTGCGGATCCGCCAAGCAGGTTCAGGATCTGGATGCCCAACCCCCCCGCCGCGCGATAGCGTTTGGCCAGCGTCTCCAGTTCTGCCTCCACGGCAGCCGCGTCCAGTGGTTTTGTCAGCGCAGTATCAGGCGTCAGAGTCTCGGTCATCGCATACCCTCATGTTCATAAAAACATTTGTCTTGCTGCCGCGTATTTCAAGGTTCGCCGCCGTGCCAGCACCGACACCGACCAGTCACGCGAGGCCTTTCACACCCGATAATTTCACGATGGGGTGTGCACACCCCGCCAGCGCTGAACCGCGCCGCTTATCCCCGCCCAGCCACCTGGCACAAGATCCAGCCCCAACACCCGATCCGGGTTCGTCGGTGGCGGCATGGCAACGCCAACTAGCGCCGAGAACCCAAACCGCGCATAATAGGGGGCGTCCCCCACCAGCAGCACACGCGACCACCCGGTTTCTGCCGCCTTGGCAAGGCTGTCGCGGATCAGCGCACCGCCCAATCCCTCCCCCTGATGGGTTGGGTGCACTGCAACCGGGCCCAACAGCAAAGCAGGCATTTGCCCCGTGCCAATCTGCACCGGCCAGAATCGGATCGCACCGGCCAGAATACCGTCTGCATCCCGCGCCACCTGGCTCAGCCCGCTGACCGGGGGCACCCCCTCTCGCAGGCGATAGGACGACAACGCCTCGCGACCCGGCGCAAAACACAGATCATATAGCGCCTCGACCTCCCAGCGGTCTTCGGGCTGCTCTGCCTTCAGTTCAATCACGCCGCCCTGCCTCCACGCCCGTCGCCGTCCTGCTGACACTGATCATCACTGCCGCACCTGCGGGCTTTGTCCCACAGCGCGCGGCAATCTCTCCCGGCAGGCTGGTCATCGGCCTAACACGGGCGTAAGCCTTGGGCAAACCCCGGCGACCGGATCAGCGAGCAAAACCAGCGCGCTACCGCCCCCGCCACGATATTGGAGACCCGCAGATGTTCTATCGCCCCGAAGATGGCCACGGCCTGCCGCACAACCCATTCAACGCCATTGTGACCCCGCGCCCCATCGGCTGGATCTCGTCGCGCGGGGCGGACGGCGGCAACAATCTCGCGCCCTATTCCTTTTTCAACGCGGTCGCCTATGAACCGCCGCAGGTGATGTTTGCCTCCACCTCCGCCAAGGCGGATCGCGACGGTACCAAGGACAGCGTCGCCAACATTGAAGAGACCGGCGTATTCTGTGTCAATGTGGTGTCCTATGCGCTGCGGGATGCGATGAACGCCAGCTCCGCACCGCTGCCAAAGGACATCAATGAATTCGAACATGCGGGACTTGAGATGGCCGATTGCGAGACCATCAGCTGTGGCCGTGTCGCCGCCGCCCCCGCCGCGCTGGAATGCAAACTGACGCAGATCGTGACCCTGCCCGGTGCTGCCAACAAGGTGGTGTTCGGCGAGGTGGTCGGCGTCCATCTGGATGACAGCTGCCTGAACGACGGCAGTTTTGATGTCACCCGGTTCCAGCCGCTGGCACGCCTTGGCTATCGCGACTACTCTGTTGTCCGAGATCTGTTTTCCCTCACCCGTCCGGATGAATGAGGCCCCGATATGCCGTTACCTGATCCAAAGAAACGCAATCCGATCACCCTGCCCGATGGCAGCGCCCATGCCGGTACCGTGATGCTGGCCGAGGCGATTGATCACCCGAATTTCAGCGCCGGTGCCTTTACCTATGCCTCCGCCTTTGAGCCGCCATCGGACTGGGCCATGTGTCTCGCGCCCTATCTGTTTGCCGGGTCGCGTGAACGGGTGGTGATTGGCAAATTCTGCCAGATTGCCGAAGGCGTGCGGTTCATCACCGCCTCAGCCAATCACGCGCAAGACGGCCTCAGCTGTTATCCCTTTCCGGTGTTTGATCACACCCAGATGACCGGGTTTCAACCCGATACCCGCGATACTATCGTGGGCAATGATGTCTGGATCGGCTACGGCGCAATGATCCTGCCCGGAGCCCGCGTTGGTGATGGCGCCATCATCGGCGCTGGTGCGGTGGTGCGGGGGTCTATCCCACCCTACGCCATCGTCACCGGCAACCCCGGCACCGTCCACAGCTACCGCTTCTCCAAGCCGCAGATTGCCCGGCTGCTGTCGTTGAAGTGGTGGGACTGGCCCGTCGATTTGATCAGCCGCGCCGAACCTGCCCTGCTGGCCGGGGATCTGGATATGCTGGAAACGCTGGCACCGGATTGATCCCTGCCCCACCAGATATGTCAAAACCGTCAAGACATCATAAAAATCCCGCGACACCGATAGGGTCGCGGGATTCATTTTAAGGCATCAATTTTGCGGCTTAGTGCCCGCCCAGAATCCCGGTTTTGACCGAGTAATCCACAGCGATCTCATAGTCCGGGTCATCGTCACTATCGACCATCAGATGCCCCGCCTTGGTCAGCAGCTGATGACAATCACGGCTCAGATGGCGCAGAACAATTGTCTTGCCCTCTGCCTCGTAACGACCCGCCAGTGTTTCGATCGCTTGCAGCGCGGATTGATCCACCACCCGGCTGCGGGCAAAATCCACGATCACGTGATCTGGGTCATTCGCCACATCGAACAGCTCAATAAACCCATCGGTGGAGCCAAAAAACAGCGGTCCCTCGATCTCGTAAACCTTGGCGCCCTTGTCGCTCTCGGACTCGCGGGTATAGGCGTGAATGCGGCGCGCATTGTTCCAGGCATAAGCCAGGGCTGAGACGATCACACCCACAACCACCGCAATCGCCAGGTCGGTCATCACCGTCACCACGGTCACCAGAACGATGACAAAGGCATCCATCAAGGGCACTTTGGTCATCACCTTGAAGCTGTTCCAGGCAAAGGTGCCGATCACCACCATGAACATCACGCCCACCAGTGCGGCCAGCGGGATCTGTTCAATCAATGGCGAGGCGACAACGATGAACGCCAGCAGGAACAGCGCCGCGGCAATGCCCGCGATCCGCGTCCGGCCACCGGATTTCACGTTGATCATCGACTGGCCGATCATCGCACAGCCGCCCATGCCGCCAAAGAACCCCGTCACCACATTCGACGCGCCCTGCGCGATGCATTCCTGGCTGGCCCCCCCGCGCTTGCCGGTGATTTCGCCCACCAGGTTCAGCGTCAGCAGGCTCTCGATCAGGCCAATCGCTGCCAGGATCACCGCATAGGGCAGGATAATCCACAGCGTCTCCAGCGTGAACGGCGCCAGTGCAGTGCCATAGAGCCCTTCACCGGTGCCAAACGGATTGTGGAAGGACGGCAAACCACCCTTGATCGAGGCCATATCACCAACGGTTGGCACGTTAATGCCAAAAACAATGACCAACGCCGCGACAATACCAATACCAGCCAGCGGCGCCGGAATGATCGCGGTGATCTTGGGCGTGCCCCAAATGATCAGCATGGTCAGCCCCACCAGACCCAGCATCATCACCAATTGTGAATTGGCCAACCAGGCGTCTGTGTTATCCGGATCCTTGAACTGGGTCAGCTGCGCCAGAAAGATCACAATCGCCAGACCGTTCACAAAGCCCAGCATCACCGGATGCGGCACCAGGCGGATAAACTTGCCCCAATGCATCACTCCCGCGATGATCTGCAAAATCCCCATCAGCACCACGGTGGCAAAGAGGTACTCAACCCCGTGCTGTGCGACCAACGCCACCATAACAACAGCCAGCGCTCCGGTCGCGCCCGAGATCATGCCAGGCCGTCCACCAAAAACCGCAGTAATCAGCCCGACCATAAAGGCCGCATATAGCCCGACCAGCGGATGCACACCCGCGACAAAGGCAAAGGCCACCGCCTCCGGCACCAAGGCCAGCGCGACGGTCAGGCCGGACAACAGCTCCGTGCGCACCCGAGAGACGGTAAAGCCCTCATCCTGCATGATGGAAAGATTGGGCGGTGAAATCTGCTTGGCGAGCGTCGCCATAATGCCGCGTGTCATGGGGTCACCTGTGATCGGGAAAGGGTCATGTTAGCGCCGCCCCTAGCGGAATTCCGCCATTGGGGCAAGGGCACGGCCCTTTGCGCCGCTTTCCTATGAGGTTCAGCCGCTGATTGGGTCAACCCTCCTGCCCAATTGTTTCGCACGCGAAACATTGCGGCAGCGCTGCTGACATTAAGCTTAAGAGATTGGTAACACTTAGCCACTCGCCCCACCTTGATTTGCCGGTGTTTTCACGAAACTGTCGCGTCATTGCACCCAAAGGATTTGACATGCTGCGATTTCAGAGCTGGGAAGAGATTGAGCCAACAGCCACCGAGGCGGAGCGAAAGCTGAAAGCGGCGGTGGAAGCGGGAGAATTCTGCCGCTGCGGCCCCGATGGTCAAACACCACCAGAGCCAGACGACTGGTCAAACCTTCCATCTGCGCGGCACATCCGCGCCGATGTGCTGCGGTTTTTCCTGTTGGGTGGCTGTACTGATGCCACTGTCACGGAAATCGGCGTTCTGCTTACGGGGGCATTTGTCAGTGGCGAACTGTCTTTAATAGACTGTGAAGTCGCACGGAATTTAATGTTTCACAATTGCGTATTCCAACATGGCATCTACGCCACCCGCTGCACCGCATTGAAAAACGTCGCGCTGGTCTCCTGCAAACTGCCGTATCTTGAAGCTGCCGGCCTCAAAACCGGTGGCCAGCTGTCCTGCATCGGCACAGAGTTCAAGAACGAGGACGAGATCGCACTGGACCTCCAGGGTGCTGATATTGGCCATGACCTATTCCTCCGCTCTGCGAAAATCTTCGGCGAAGCGGATCTGAATGGCCTCAAAACCGGTGGCCAGCTGTCCTGCATCGGCACAGAGTTCAAGAACAAGGACGGAAAGGCGCTGAACCTCCAAAACGCGGATATTGGCCAGAGCCTATTCCTCTCCTCTGCAAAAATCTTCGGCGAAGCGTATCTGATTGGCCTCAAAACCGGTGGCCATCTCGACTGCACCGCCGCCGAGTTCCAGAACAAGGACGGAAGGGCGCTGAACCTCCAAAACGCCAATATTGCAAGAGGCTTCATCTTCCGAGACCAGACCGCTGTCCAAGGCGTCGTAGATCTCAACGCAGCAAGATGCGGCGAACTTGTTGATGATCCCGACTGCTGGCCAGACGATGCGCAAAACGGTGAAAACCTCATCCTTGACGGCTTCACCTATCACCGCATCTTCGGCCCCACCGATGCCCGTACCCGGCTCAACTGGCTGGCCCGTGGTGACACCTGGCGTGGTGAATTCTTCCCTCAGCCCTACAAACAACTCGCCAAGGTTCTGCACGATATGGGGCATGAGACGGATGCAACCAAGGTCCGGGTCGCACTCGGAAAAAAGCTGCGACACCACGCCCGCAAAGAGCGCATTGCAAACGCCAAACACCCCATTCAACGCCTGTGGGCCATGGCAACAACGCCCGCCCTTTTGATCTGGCACAGCCTCTCCCTGCTCTTGACGGGCCATGGTTTTCGCCCAGAACGCAGCCTGATCGCCTTGGTGCTTCTGTGGGGTCTCGCCACCCTCCCCGCCCACCTCGCCTGGGAGGAAGGCAGCTTTGCCCCCAATTCGGCCGTTGCGCTACAATCAGGGGGCTGGGCGACATACCACGCAGACGATAACCACCCACCTCATCCCAACCCAGCCAAGGACTGGAGCCTGACCTCCACCATTGGCCGCGACTGGGAAAGCTTCAATCGCTATGCCTATGCGGCAGATCTTGTCGTCCCTATCATTGACCTAGGCCAGACCGATGCTTGGGCGCCCTCCACCACCCGCGGGCCATGGGGCTGGCATCTCTGGTGGGCGCGCTGGGTGTTCACGCTGGCGGGCTGGATTGTTACCGCCCTTGGCGCGGCGGCTTTGACCGGGATCATCCGGCGCGAGTGACCGCCGCCTGTCATCTTTCCCAAAATACTCTCGCCGAAGGCCTTGATCCCGCCCATTGGGCGGTATCAATCACATCAGCGCGGTGCCGCCCATTGGGCGGTATCAATCAATTTCCCCCCGGACGCTTGTCAAACCAGCTCCGGCTCAGGCACAACCAAGTGAGCAGCACAAGGGACAGATCACGTGACACAGGATACAATGATTGCGGTTATCGGCGGCTCGGGCCTCTATGACATCGACGGGCTGCAAAACGCCGAATGGGTCACAGTGGAAACGCCCTGGGGGGCGCCCTCAGATCAGATCCTGACCGGCGACCTCGATGGCGTGAAAATGGCGTTTCTGCCCCGTCACGGGCGCGGCCATGTGCATTCCCCGACCAAGGTTCCCTATCGCGCCAATATCGACGCGCTGAAACGTCTTGGCGTCACAGATGTCTTCTCCATCTCCGCCTGCGGCTCCTTCCGCGAGAACATGGCTCCGGGGGATTTTGTTATTGTTGACCAGTTCATCGACCGCACATTTGCGCGCGATAAGAGCTTCTTCGGCACCGGCTGTGTGGCCCATGTGAGCGTGGCGCACCCGACCTGCGAGCGCCTGTCCGATGCGGCAGAGAGCGCCGCCAGAGATGCCGGCATCAAAGTGCATCGCGGCGGCACCTATCTGTGTATGGAGGGGCCGCAGTTCTCCTCCATGGCGGAAAGCAAAATGTACCGCAGCTGGGGCTGTGACGTGATTGGCATGACCAATATGCCCGAGGCGAAACTGGCCCGCGAGGCTGAACTTTGCTATGCCTCCATCGCCATGGTGACGGATTTCGACAGCTGGCACCCCGAACATGGCGCGGTGGAGATCACTGACATCATCGCCACCCTCACCGGCAACTCCGCCAAGGGCCGCGCGCTGGTACAGCGCCTGCCAGCCCTGCTGGGCCAGACCCGCGCCGCCTGCCCGCACGGCTGCGATACCGCGCTGGAACATGCCATCATGACCGCCCCGGAAAAACGCAGCGCCGCCCTAGTGGCCAAACTGGATGCCGTCGCAGGTCGCGTTCTGGGCTAGGCTCACCGCGATGGGGGCGCGCGGCTGGTTCCGAAAGGTCACAGCCATGCCCCGTAACCGTGCCATCTGCGCCCCAGACTTGCCTGCATCCCCGGCATCGGCGACATATTCCAGGTCCCGCTGCCCGCACCGGTCGCAGGTGACACAGATAGACACCCAGACGACCACAAAGGGGACCCCCTATGGCCCGCAAGACCGCTGTCAAAGATTACATCCGCACCATCGTAGATTTCCCTCACGAGGGCATCATGTTCCGCGATGTCACCACGCTTTTTGCCGACCCGCGCGGGTTTCGCATGGCCATCGACCAGATGTTGCACCCCTACGCAGGCGAGCAGATCGACAAGGTTGTGGGGCTTGAGGCGCGCGGCTTCATCCTTGGTGGGGCCATTGCCCATCAGCTAAGCGTTGGCTTTGTACCGATCCGCAAAAAGGGCAAGCTGCCCGGCACCACCATCAGCCAGGAGTACAAACTGGAATACGGCGAGGCGATCATGGAAATCCATGACGACGCCATCCAGCCCGGCGAAAAGATCCTTGTTGTCGATGACCTTCTTGCCACCGGCGGCACTGCGGCGGCCGGCATCAAGCTGATCGAGCGACTGGGCGGCGAAATTGTCTCTTGTGCCTTTATCATCGACCTGCCGGAATTGGGCGGACGCAAAGTGCTTGAGGATCTTGGCATGGATGTCACCGTGCTCTGCGAGTTCGAGGGCGCCTGAGCCCCTGCAACTGGGGCTGGGTCACCTCTTTATGATCGAAAGATCGCCCTTTTCAATCACATAAATGTGAGTGGAATTTCTGCAAGCGCGCGGCTTAGGCGGCGCGCTTTTTTTGTCAACTTGCGCCCGGCGAAAACCCGCCAGATCCAAACCGCAATCCTCGCCGTAACCCCCTCAATGCCAGCTTGGGCATGCAAATCAAAACAGAGGAATGTACTCATGATCCGCAAGACACTTCTGACCGCTGCCGCCACTCTCGCTCTGACCACCTCCGCCTTTGCGGGTGGCCATGCCAAGGACATCGTCGACACCGCGGCGGGGGCTGGGGATTTCTCGACACTGGTTGCTGCGGTGCAGGCCGCTGGTCTGGTTGAGACCCTCAAAGGCGACGGCCCCTTTACCGTCTTTGCCCCGACCGATGCCGCCTTTGCCGCCCTGCCCGCAGGCACAGTCGATGAGCTTCTGAAGCCGGAGAACAAGGATAAGCTGATCGAAATCCTGACCTACCACGTGGTTCCCGGCAAGGTGATGTCCGGTGATCTGGTCGATGATATGAAAGCCGCGACCGTTCAGGGTAGCGAAGTCACCATTGATCTGGACAGCGGCGTGATGGTTGACGAGGCAACGGTCACAACGGCTGATATCGAGGCTGAAAACGGCGTGATCCACGTCATCGACACCGTTATCATGCCCTAAGTTTCAGGCGGGTGGC
This window encodes:
- a CDS encoding SulP family inorganic anion transporter, with the protein product MTRGIMATLAKQISPPNLSIMQDEGFTVSRVRTELLSGLTVALALVPEAVAFAFVAGVHPLVGLYAAFMVGLITAVFGGRPGMISGATGALAVVMVALVAQHGVEYLFATVVLMGILQIIAGVMHWGKFIRLVPHPVMLGFVNGLAIVIFLAQLTQFKDPDNTDAWLANSQLVMMLGLVGLTMLIIWGTPKITAIIPAPLAGIGIVAALVIVFGINVPTVGDMASIKGGLPSFHNPFGTGEGLYGTALAPFTLETLWIILPYAVILAAIGLIESLLTLNLVGEITGKRGGASQECIAQGASNVVTGFFGGMGGCAMIGQSMINVKSGGRTRIAGIAAALFLLAFIVVASPLIEQIPLAALVGVMFMVVIGTFAWNSFKVMTKVPLMDAFVIVLVTVVTVMTDLAIAVVVGVIVSALAYAWNNARRIHAYTRESESDKGAKVYEIEGPLFFGSTDGFIELFDVANDPDHVIVDFARSRVVDQSALQAIETLAGRYEAEGKTIVLRHLSRDCHQLLTKAGHLMVDSDDDPDYEIAVDYSVKTGILGGH
- a CDS encoding S-methyl-5'-thioadenosine phosphorylase, coding for MTQDTMIAVIGGSGLYDIDGLQNAEWVTVETPWGAPSDQILTGDLDGVKMAFLPRHGRGHVHSPTKVPYRANIDALKRLGVTDVFSISACGSFRENMAPGDFVIVDQFIDRTFARDKSFFGTGCVAHVSVAHPTCERLSDAAESAARDAGIKVHRGGTYLCMEGPQFSSMAESKMYRSWGCDVIGMTNMPEAKLAREAELCYASIAMVTDFDSWHPEHGAVEITDIIATLTGNSAKGRALVQRLPALLGQTRAACPHGCDTALEHAIMTAPEKRSAALVAKLDAVAGRVLG
- a CDS encoding adenine phosphoribosyltransferase; protein product: MARKTAVKDYIRTIVDFPHEGIMFRDVTTLFADPRGFRMAIDQMLHPYAGEQIDKVVGLEARGFILGGAIAHQLSVGFVPIRKKGKLPGTTISQEYKLEYGEAIMEIHDDAIQPGEKILVVDDLLATGGTAAAGIKLIERLGGEIVSCAFIIDLPELGGRKVLEDLGMDVTVLCEFEGA
- a CDS encoding fasciclin domain-containing protein; the protein is MIRKTLLTAAATLALTTSAFAGGHAKDIVDTAAGAGDFSTLVAAVQAAGLVETLKGDGPFTVFAPTDAAFAALPAGTVDELLKPENKDKLIEILTYHVVPGKVMSGDLVDDMKAATVQGSEVTIDLDSGVMVDEATVTTADIEAENGVIHVIDTVIMP